From the Balearica regulorum gibbericeps isolate bBalReg1 chromosome 11, bBalReg1.pri, whole genome shotgun sequence genome, the window GATCACTGACGTCTTCAGGTGTTCCTGGCAAGGCTGGCAGCAACCTATTGTTATACTTAATTGTAGGAGGAACAGTCACTGGGACAGGAGCTTATGTAAGATGCTtcaataaatgtgttttaactGGGGGAGAGGGTGGAGGCGGGTACCTTTCTGTACGTCGTACCAAGTTAGCCAGTTACTGTAACTAAACCGTCTTTCTGCTCCCTGGCCTCAGATATTTCATTTCAAGGGACGTTGTCAAGTAATTTAAGTTTACAAATTTGATATTCTCAAACAGTGTACTTCTTTAGTGGGAAAAATTGCATTAGAATTAACTTTTCCGCATTAAATCTAAAACCAAAACTGTCCGTATTTGATTTGTAACCATCAGAGAGGCACAAACTAATTAACGCACCTCTTCCAATACGTCGACAtacaaaaaagaggaaataatcaACTAAATACAAGTGTGctagaggaaaggaaagaagagaaaacttgTCTAACTTTGTGATCTGTTCAGAGAAGAGCACTGAAACATCACTCCATTATCTGGCAAAGTACGCAGCTATCTTTCTGACGAGAAAGAACTTGGCATTGTCCCTTTGGAAAAATTTATCCTGAAGGCCTGATTGGATATTTTGCATGTatataatagtaattttttttctaagggaTCTGATTTAATTTGCTGTATGCTGCCCTTCAGACTCGCTTAAAAACTTCATGGTCCTGcttgcagaagcagagctggttttgttAACCCTGACTTCTATGTGTTTAAgcaaaaggctttaaaaatatcttaattctTTTCAATGCTGATGGGTTCttgttttctgctatttttgACAATGTTTCAGTTCCCTGGATGTGCTTTTGTCTGCCTCTGCTCTTTTTCGTGCCTGGCATTAAACTCAGTTCTTGTTTGAGACTGTTTGCTATGTTATAAAACACCTGATTGTGGAGACTGGTAAAATGCAGAATGTCTAAGGGAGTAAAAGAGATTTCAAGTCCCCAGAGGAATTAACTTTTGTTCAAACATAGTTTGGATGTCATAACACTCGGTGAGCTAACAGCAAGTGGTTTGGCATCAGCCGCAGTGTTACCTGTCGTACCTTTACGTTTAGGaggcttttatttcttgctggAAATGGTCcagttttaatattctttcaCAATTCAAAATGCAGTAATTGGATAGGCGTCTGTGTTTCAGGCTGCCTTGGtaggtttttcctcttttctaaacaatgcaaaatgaaagttGATGTTGTGCACGTGTGATTATTAGCAAGGCTGGGGTTTGCcttaagaaattctttgcttCCCTCTAATTTGTTAACTGTGGGGGCAAATACCATACTGTGACCTGCTTCCAGCAGTCTCATTGTCTTTTGTTCTCTGCATTACCAATTTTTCTTGGAAGTTAACATGCTGTCGTAGAAGATGTTCTCTCCTTGTCTGTAGCAGTAAATTGTATCCCCAGAACGTGCAGGCTATGCTTAGACTGTGTCCCAAGTTTAACGGCCAAATAAACAGCAGGTCAGCGTTCAAACACGGGAATCTCCTCCCGCTGAAGGCTGTTACCTAGAACAGCCGCGCTTCTGTCTCTGACGTCAGTGATGTCACCATTGCATCATGCCTGTGATGGCCAGCCTAAAGAAAGCCAGTAAGGTGGTTTGTTCTGTCCAGCTTCCCTAGGCTTTTGAAGCTGGGAGTTGCTTTTTGCCTTGAATTTgccttccttctctgcagccttGCGTTGTGCCGTGGCCTAGCTTGCAGATAGCCTTGGCGTTCGTTTGGCTGCGTTTCCTTTGTTGCATCTGGATCCTCCTGAAACAGGTCTGCGGCCCAAAGGCCAAACGTCTGCAGAAGGGTTGACTGCTTGCTTGTGGAAAGCAACCAGGCAACTGGGATCCGTCACATCATATGGAGAGCAGATCGTTTTCTGAGTGCATTCCTCTTGTAGCTCTACATACATACCTTTAGGGACACTTTTTTCAGTGAGGTATATTGTGGTCCGTGTGCTTTAATTGAAAACAGATGGCTTTTCTGAGCAAGCAGGATAGACAAAAGCCTGTCGGGGGGGGGTAGAAGCAGACTGGTGCCTTGATGCTGTAAGACACACAAGGTAAATATCTCCTTCTCTGTCTCCAGGTATACAAAACgctgagagaaaacaaagagcGATTCACCAGCCGTGTCACAACAATAACTACACGATCTCAAGAAAAGGAAGCGTCTCCTTCTGGTGGGTACTAGCCTGCTAGTTCTAGGTTTGGGTCTGGTTTTCTAGGCTGCTAACTTGAGACCTCTAAACCGAAGGGAACAGAGTCCTTTTGAAAACATAGACCAGCATAAGCTGTGCCTTCACAGCATTGTCGCTTCCCCGtgcctcctgctgcttctgagtTCCCATGTCTTCCCAGCCTAGGAGGTGGTGCTAGCTTTCCATGACCCAGAACAAGGCTGTTTTACAGATGATCGTGAGAATAAAGTAGGTTGTCTCTTGGTGCACCTTGCTGCTGTTTATGCCTTCTgtgataaaaggagaaaagccttAGCCCTGCTTTTGGCTTTTACCCTTATGCAGTTTGGCAAAGGCACAGTGATTCCAAAGGCACAATATGGTCTGGCAGCACACAGTCCTCTGTGCTGTGCCACGTCCCTGTCCTGCGCGTGGCGGGCTGGGCACACAAGTATTGTGCTTGGGCCACGTGCAGAGAGAGGAATCAGGACAATTAGTGAGGCTCTTGACAATGCTTTGCAGGCTGTAGGTGAACCACGCGTTGCTCCTTGAAGGTCTTTCTTAATTTATGAGATCTCAAACTGCAGTGTCCGAACTATTGAGCCAAAGGATGATATGTTTTGTATTACCAATGGCTTTAAGTCACAGAAGATAGGGTGTGTTGTGTCACTTTACTAGGAAACCGACAGGAAGAGTATCCTGCAGACAGGACAGAAAGCCGATTGCTTTGGTTTGAGGGAGAGGTTAAAACATGTTTATCAGAGCTGAGGCAAAGAGTGAGAGCCTAAATGCTGAAGCAGAGCTCTTGGTAAGTCTGGTTTTCTGGAGACTGTCCCTGTATAGAGGAGAGCCTGTTAATCCTCCGGTCTCCTAGAGTCAGCCCTGAACTGCAGCTTCCAAACTGAGTATCCTTGATAGCCCGTGCTTCGCTCCATTAAACCGGTGTCTTCTCTTTCAGATACAGGTGCTGCTTCTCAGGGCACAGCAGGTGAGTCTTGATGGTAATATTTAACTGACTGCATTATTCCTATGTACAGTTTAACTGCATGTTGCTTAGAAACAGGACCTGCATGTGGGAGGAAATGCGTTCTGGTGGGAACTCAAAAGTTGGTCTCCTGTCAGAGTACAATTACCGAAAAACATGTCTCGGCGTTTTAGGGAACTTTACTTTCATGTAAACTGTTTGCTGAATGGCCAGCGTGGAGTTTTGGTCTTGCTCACAAGTTGATTTGTGTTCTTAAAGATGACCTGCAGCTAGATCAAACACTTTGCAGTTcctattttccaaataattttgaaaattgttttctgatttgaatGACACCCAGGCCACATCTCTTCTCCTGGTGTTTTGAATAATCTTTTGGCTGTGTCCCTCTTGCTAGCTCAGCAAACTGTCCTTACTGTGAAACCTGAATGTTGGATCTCAGGTGCATGGCCTGGCCAGAGCAGAGGCCAAGTATGTTTTTGCTATCCTGAACCTGCTGTACAGAGAATGTCCTGATCTTGTGTGAAGCTTCTGAAATCATGTATTGAATGCTGGAAATCAACTTTGTGGGTCTTTGGCTTTGGAACTGCTTCACCCAGCTGTGCAAATGTAAGCAGCACTCTTAAACAGAtcaatttataaaatgaagCTCTTTGAGAGTCTGCTGGACAAGTAGCACCCATTCAGAGTGGGGCTTCAAACCCGTTACCACGCTGTCCAAATAGTGGTGTTCCAAGCTTGTTATGTAGAACATTCTTATTCTTAACATCTTAAACCAGAGAAAAGTAGATCTGTAATAGAGGAGCTAAAGCCATGTGATAAGAACTGTGCTACCGGCTGTTTCAAAACACGGCGATTGCCATTGAGCTCAGCTGCGCAGATCTACCTTAGAGGAAATCATTCGCTGAAATGCCACAGTTTGATTTACACAGAGAGCCAGCTTTGAGTGAAGCAGCAGCGCGGCTCTTGGGAAGTGTAttggggtggaagggaagaGGTGCAGAAGGTATTTGAAGGGCAGTTTGCCAAAGGAGTCGGTACGTGAAAGGCGCCTGGTGACATACTCTGTTCTTTGGGGCTGGGCTGTTCTCCCTGCTGTATTTGCAGTCAGCTGTCCAATCTGTCACCTGCAGCTCCGGGAGCTCACCCTGAGGTCCCATCTCACGTTCCTTTCCTGCTGATCGGTGGAggcactgctgcttttgctgctgccagATCCATTCGGGCTCGGGACCCTGGCGCCCGGGTAAGAGATGCCCTGTTCCAGAGCAGACTGTGGGGACGACCGAGCACTGTGCTTGCTTCAGAGCCTCTGTCGTATGTTTTGCCGTTTGCCTGGTGTCAGTACAGCTGACGTGTTTCATGACCAATTAAAGGTGCTGATTGTGTCTGAAGATCCTGCTCTGCCCTACATGCGTCCACCTCTTTCCAAAGAACTATGGTTTTCAGATGATCCAAATGTGACGGAGACTCTGCGATTCAAACAGTGGAATGGCAAGGAGAGGAGGTATGTGTCGCTTAGGGCTAGCAAGGAGGGTGGAGAGCCTTTAATGAAAGGTTGGCGATGATCAAACTTCTCATGAGAACGCCACTGCAGAGCTCTGAAGGGCCTCAGAGTGCTGTGTGGACAAATTGCTGGGTAGATCTCTGTGTTCGTGTCTGCACTGAAGAGAGCCTCggggtgtgcgtgtgtctgtgtgcagcGCTGGCAGCTGTCAAGCTTCGCATGTGAGACTTGGCTCCGTTCTTAATACCTCTTGAATCTTGCTGCGATTCCCTTAGACGTACTCCACCGCTGGCAGAAATCCTGTGAAATAAGTTAATAGTAAAGGTGAGGGTATTTTAGAGCAGAGCTCCAGGGACCCTGGATCACATTTGGTTCTTGTGATTTTGATGATAAAGCCTTATGGAGGATCTAAACCCTTGAATTTCAACAGTGTGAAGACCCTAATTCttaaaaacacataaataaGACTTCTGGAGCTCGTTATGGGTGCATAGAGTTGTCTTTGTATCATTGGTAGTTGCTGAATAGCTGGTATCGCAGAGAAAGTGGAACCCATTTGATAATGGAGCTTTTTTCAGTATATATTTCCAGCCGCCGTCATTCTATGTGCCTGTTCGTGATCTGCCTTTTGTAGAAAACGGTGGAGTAGCAGTTCTCTGTGGCAAGAAGGTGGGTACAGCACTAGCCGCTGTTCTGGCATCATATGGTTCTTCCCAAGCAGAGCCTGTGCTCTCAGCTGAAACGAAACAACTGTAGATGGTGGTGCAGAGGGTtggctgaggaggaggatgtcCACAAGTTTGGGAAAAATCTGTATGAGGAAGCAGGGACTATGCTAATCTTAAGGACAGCATGAGTGAAGTTTGAGAACGGGAGAAGGTACGAGGAATAGTAGTGAACTGAGAGAAGatgagaaagagggaagggTAAGTCTGGCGTTTGGGCATGGGGCAGGAATATGTGGAGCTTAGAGACAGGGTGTGACAAAATGGGAACTGGGCTATATATATCAGTCGGGGGTGAGGTAAGGAGAGTAGCGATCGGAGTGGTGGGCTATAATGTGAGCAAGAGCAttgtgcagaggcagcaggaaggtGGAAAAGTTTATGGTGAGATTTCTAACATATTTGCTTCCtcaatttttttatacattGCTAAAATAAGATTTCAGTGACTCCTCTTACTGCTGAACTACACTAGGTGTCTGAGTCCAGTCCTTAGGCTCAGAACCTGATCTGTGGTGGCTGCCAAAGAAGTTGCCTCAGTCCTACCTCCAGtgtcctccctcccccctcccacccccccgaAACTCAACGGTGGGAGAATGTCACTTCCAGGGTCGCTTCCCTGATGAGTAGTCTGTGCAGTTTAACTCGAATGGCCTACAGCACGTGGAAGCTTGAGCTCTCCTGCTTGTTCCTTTTTGCAGGTTGTGCATATGGATGTTAGAGGCAACACTGTGAAACTCAGCGATGGCACCCAGATATCCTATGACAAATGTCTAATTGCCACTGGtaagttgttggggtttttcccttcGTTCTTTGTCTTGTGCCAGGCTTCTTATTTCAGTGGCATTTACCTGGCAAGGAAGTTTCTGCAATATGTGTCAAACACTTGGTAGAGCAGGACAGTCACGCAGACAGCCCTACCATTGAGTTTTTCACCTGCCTGGCGTCAGCCAGGTTCTCTGGGACGTTCAGAGTTTTGCCCTGTGAAAATCAGCGGCAAGGAGGAAAAGGTGACTGCCCTAGCAGCTCAGTGAAGGAACTCCTGCGCAAGCCAGCCTCTTCACATCCTGCCTATAGCAGTAGCAGGCAGAAAACTAGCTCGTGCTTGGGCAGAGCACTGCTCCAGCACCTGATCCTAGCAGTTCTGCACCCATCTGTGGTTAAAGTGAACTGGCTGACTCCAGCCAGCGGAACACGGCGTATAGCGTTACATCTTTTTCCACTGGGGTGACAGTTGGGTAACTTGCTGCTCACACAGAAGGTCTTTTCATGTCAAAAACCCAGATAGCAACGGGGAATAGAACGTATTGTAACAGTTTGGAAAGCAGAGTCCAGATTAAAGATAGCTTAGCATTGTCTGGATAGCCAGTGACATGGCCATGGTATCACtgatgtctctctctctttctctctctctccccttgtCCTCAGGTGGTTCCCCAAGGAACCTACCCGCCAttgaaagagcaggaaaagacGTACAACAAAGGCTGACGCTGTTCCGAAAGGTAATCTCCAGGTGCTGCTAGTCCTGGGAtgaggctgaaaaaaatcttcagcttTTTAACTCTTCTGCTTTGGCTCCAGGACAGCCTTGCCTTGGCAGCTGCTTCCCTCAGCTGGTAACCAGCAGTCCATTTGctatttattccttttcctcaggCAGGTGAAGAGGGTAGAGTCCACTAGACCGCTCGTTTGCCTCAGGCCTCAGAGCTGTAATAATGTGTGATTTTTAGTTTCCCTCCTGTATGACTTTGCTTCACCTTCCAGGCCTCTTAAAAACACGAGCAACGTAAGCTCAGCGAGTCGGTCTGGCCTGTAAGCAGTGTGTGCGCTCAGGACCGTGGGTAGGCACAGGAAGCTAGCTCAGTGCTCCAGCCTGACGCCCCTTGAATAACTTCTTCACCTTCATCCTGTGCCTCGGGACAAAGTGAATAGAAGACGTAGAAGTTGGTCAATGGACTCCGGGTTTTTGCTGTAGAGTTGCTTTTTGTTGACGAACTCCGCTTTTCTTGAAAACATGGGATTTAGAGCAGGCACGTGACCTTCTCCCTAGCCCAGTTCAGGGAATGAATCGGGAATAAGAAGCCATGTGGGAacttcctgctctgtgctggacCCCCCCCGAAGGTCTGATCCGCTCAACGCTGGGAAGGGAAAGATGGGTGACGTGAGCCGTGGCATCCTTGTAGTGCTCTGTGTGCTGTAGTACACTTGGGTCTAGAAATGTCATTGTAATTTCTCTTGAAAGTTAGGGGAAAATGCAGGATTCTGAGATTGCCTGGACAGGGGAAAGCTTGCGTGCACCTTTGGAAGCCAGATGgcttttttctgtgcaaaggtgaacaggaggaaggagaaacatGTTTCCCTTTCTAAGCTGGGGAGAGAGTTGCTCTTGTTTCAAAGGGAGAAATTggagaaaaatatcttcttctGCCATTCCTTTTGACAATATTTGAAATGGGAATAAATCTTCCTTCAGATTGAGGACTTCAAACGTCTGGAGAAGATTTCAAGAGAAGTCAAGTCCGTCACAATTATTGGTGGTGGTTTTCTCGGCAGTGAGCTGGCCTGTGCGCTGGGCAGAAGAGGTAAGTTTGCTTCTGCAGGCAGCTTGTCTGCAGCTGGCACCTCGGCAGAAGTGATAGACGCTGAACGTAAGCAGCCCGACATTATAATCTTCTTTTGCATTCCCTGACTGCTGAGTTCTAGCACAGAATTGTGGTTTGCCTGAAGTAACCTTAATACATGTGTGTTTTGTTGGCTGTATGGCCTGACCCGCCTCTCCGTTTTCTCTCATTAGCTGCTGAGCAGCCCTGATCCAAAGGTTTTTGTTAAGTTGGGTTCCCTGGGCACTCTGCAGGCCATTGCAAAGTCATTCCACCCTGTAAAAAGTTGTATTTGCTCTCTCAGTGCTAAAGCCACCCTAAAACTATTATTTCAAAGAGGTTGTGAACAACTGGATTCTTACTGTCAAGCGCATGCAGCTCTTTGAGTGGTGCCTTCATGGTAATTTTTCTACTAAGGGAAGTTTTTCTCCAAAATAGTAGGCGTTTCACTTAGAAGTCTTCTGTCTGCTATCCTAGAGTTTGCAGGTGTATGTTAAACAATGGTCAGTCACTTTGTGACTCCTGTGGAAAATCTGGGAGCCAGAACTCCCAGTTTCGGAAACTTCTGTCGAGCAACTTGCATAAAGTAAAGCGTATCCTTGTGTCCTgaagcctgtgctgctgctctttatGTGCGGGTTGTAAGAAGcctgctctttgttttcctttcagcacGAACCAGAGGCCTGGAGGTGATTCAGCTCTTTCCAGAGAATGGCAATATGGGCAAAGTCTTGCCTGAATATCTGAGCAACTGGACCACGGAGAAAGTCAGACGAGGTGAAGCCGCACGCCGGCGCTCCTCTGCGAGTGGCAGAGCTGTGGTGTTCGGGCCGCTGTGTGACATACAGCGCTCTGCTTGCTTTGCCAGGGGAGCCGCGGGAAGGCTGCGTCCCGTGCACATGGCCCAGGTGCAGAACAGAACAAGTTGCCGGTCAGGCAGCTGATGTAGCACAGGCTGCCATGACTCTGGATTTGTAGTAGTTCCCCAGGGAAAACCCAGCAAACGTGCACGCCGATGCCAGGGAGGTTTTTCCCTCTGCACAGAATGATCCCTACTGCCGTACTTGCGAGTTACTGCAACGACTCTGTAATCTGGAACCGGGGCTGTCTTACACTAACTGCCTGTTCTCTTCTGAGTTGCTCTAGccctgaataattttatttctgacagCCTAATGCAGTCATCCCAGAGTCCCTTTGAGAGGGGTTGTGTAGCCCCATGCCTTACGCGTGCCCCTTGTGAGGCAGCTGCTGTAGGGTTCAGCTGATAAAGTCGATAAGCTCTGAGATACCTTGTTCCCATTTGCTATGTTAAGTGCAGAATATACTGTGAGTGGAgtggggtggagggaggagggatgtGGTTGGGGCCGCAGCTGCAGGGCCTGATGACCCACAGGGCTGAGCAACTTTGTCGTTCATGGAAGCTGCCTTGTTGGCCCTCTGGGCCTGGCTGCGACAGAGCAAGAGGTAACGGAATGTCCCCAGTGCCCGAAAACCT encodes:
- the AIFM1 gene encoding apoptosis-inducing factor 1, mitochondrial isoform X2 → MFRCRVAASAGGLARALRPLSPAPRGRAAAVLQCHHLRCPSRSLTSSGVPGKAGSNLLLYLIVGGTVTGTGAYVYKTLRENKERFTSRVTTITTRSQEKEASPSDTGAASQGTAAPGAHPEVPSHVPFLLIGGGTAAFAAARSIRARDPGARVLIVSEDPALPYMRPPLSKELWFSDDPNVTETLRFKQWNGKERSIYFQPPSFYVPVRDLPFVENGGVAVLCGKKVVHMDVRGNTVKLSDGTQISYDKCLIATGGSPRNLPAIERAGKDVQQRLTLFRKIEDFKRLEKISREVKSVTIIGGGFLGSELACALGRRARTRGLEVIQLFPENGNMGKVLPEYLSNWTTEKVRREGVNVMPNAVVKSVSVSGNRLIIKLKDGRKVETDHIVAAVGLEPNVELAKSAGLEVDSDFGGFRVNAELQARSNIWVAGDAACFYDIKLGRRRVEHHDHAVVSGRLAGENMTGAAKPYWHQSMFWSDLGPNVGYEAIGLVDSSLPTVGVFAKATAKDTPKSATEQSGTGIRSESETEAEASEVHISPGSSPTPQVPKQGEDYGKGVIFYLRDKVVVGIVLWNIFNRMPIARKIIKDGEEHEDLNEVAKLFNIHED